The DNA window TTTCAGCATAATGGCTGGCGACGGATTGGTATTAGACCAGATTTTCAAAGAGCGTTCACCTTGGAAGACCAACATGCCTATACCATTCGACGTGCGCATTCCTTGTGCTTGTGCCTGCTTTAAAAGTGCTGTTTGGGCTGGATTGTATATCATATCGAAAACGAGAGTAGACGAAGGTAGCTGACTTAGATCTGCTGGTGCCGGATCGTTAGGTTTTAACCCCAATGAAGTTGCATTAATAACAAGGAGCTCGTCAGAATCGAAAGGCAAATTTCCAGGTAATTGACAGGTTTTTACCTTAGGTGGGTCTTCCAGTTTTTCTAATGATTCAATAATCGTATCCAATTTTGATAAGGTTCGATTGGCCAGGGTTAATTTTTTTACTCCCGCCTGCGCGCAAGCGATGGCAGCTGCCCGTGCTGCACCTCCGGCTCCCAGTAAGATAACTTCGCGATCTTTAAGGTGAATTGAAAACTGTGTTTCTATGGCTTGGGTCATGCC is part of the Verrucomicrobiota bacterium genome and encodes:
- the aroE gene encoding shikimate dehydrogenase; translation: MNPIFKNDLSSDSVYSIEDLNTWPSSGISLAVVGHPVKHTLSPPMHNAAIEALAESNERFKNWRYYKFDIEPTRLQEALPKFHARGFLGINLTVPHKILATQFVSIGEKEVKLTGACNTLLKTEKGYTGFNTDLYGMTQAIETQFSIHLKDREVILLGAGGAARAAAIACAQAGVKKLTLANRTLSKLDTIIESLEKLEDPPKVKTCQLPGNLPFDSDELLVINATSLGLKPNDPAPADLSQLPSSTLVFDMIYNPAQTALLKQAQAQGMRTSNGIGMLVFQGERSLKIWSNTNPSPAIMLKAVQAGLDSF